From Sulfuracidifex tepidarius, one genomic window encodes:
- a CDS encoding MMPL family transporter: MFDKLGKFEASKWYVVIAVWIVVVILAAPFTSLFFNSVSNQITISIPGSTAQQAQEITSKYFHIGGASSASALLFIQGNTSAYSTFFANFTKYGNASISDFFTIEKGILNSSFYKGINGTRSLEFALQNISNSEVKIEGKLNSAYTNLTNGLESLEKLNESIPVIEGKFVNLSSVIYNTSDKVEQIHQEGEKLNTSFTYLKGNETLINSTATKLNLLEFGTVAEFLEVWGKAFNQTHDLTVSNGIAFKEIYYKLNGTASVYFRNFDLLWNSSYKGGNPEYVASGLIPKATNETFYGTKEYGLSYSLATEFSLQNFQNSTLIQQFTANYVNQTFHVPLEIAQALLFESPLNVTIHVIQEKSGLPSSVVEEALTDDNFTGIATQIIEEKANSSAIPFINEVYKDLNSSPSQFAVNYLSKVANVSPSLIERVMTSNSTQLIQYLASQASNKNGIPSWVYVSLIENDNVQNLTSYLVSTHLTKLSGILEKSNITPKGLAEELAQGVNAEELASQLVANSFLNSSPTISVNTTILQDYLFQGVKDNISPEKLALMSISSGKFPVQPIERLRDQLYNGSYLLVIIGGNVTYKETQQIQQYVESHMPSFTGKVYLTGGKPVSHVIGGIGSSAFAIAIPVGIALAIILTGVYFRSIVAAFVPLTVYMAAYVAASDLIYAVVIKILGITVDFLTPSQVLLLALGLGTDYVVFMASRYIEEREKGLDKKESVIEMVKWGGKAVTITAFVVALSFLFIYVYNVPFFSDTAIAEMLAVLVIWVASITLFPSVLAAVGDKLFFPRKIVEKKEKEVKGKYSKAGVKAGIVIGLVAISAVLAIGTPLTFNILGLLPPSQATEGINLLSQTLTTSNVFPICVVVPGNFSYQSAYQIYHNLSSIPGVTAVQSPVSPEGYLVNQSNLKDYNYTQYISHGYMLFVVNQKYPPFSNQAFQVVHDVIEKIGKSGYVGGGPVDSYNILNFVKSDFFTIVALISITMYIILVVITRSFAIAGIILFTILSAVALTLGVERIVFMTSGVFAVIPLILVAIIIGIGMDYNIFLAARIHEELEKGEGMEEAVQTAVKRIGTTIAFLGLIFAGTLGSLMLVHAAILQEIGFALAVAAILETTLLWRYLAPSLMILVYKKLKSRPRMIV; encoded by the coding sequence ATGTTTGATAAACTCGGAAAGTTTGAGGCTTCCAAATGGTACGTAGTTATTGCGGTTTGGATTGTTGTAGTAATCCTAGCTGCACCTTTCACCTCCCTTTTCTTTAACTCAGTTTCAAACCAGATCACAATCTCAATTCCTGGTAGCACTGCCCAGCAAGCGCAAGAGATAACCTCCAAGTACTTTCACATAGGAGGAGCGTCTTCCGCCTCAGCCCTCCTCTTCATTCAGGGCAACACGAGCGCCTATTCTACGTTCTTTGCTAATTTCACTAAATACGGGAACGCTAGTATATCAGATTTCTTCACCATAGAAAAGGGGATACTGAATTCCTCCTTCTACAAGGGAATTAACGGGACCAGGAGTTTAGAGTTCGCCCTTCAGAACATATCTAACAGTGAAGTCAAGATAGAGGGAAAACTGAATTCAGCGTACACTAACCTAACGAACGGGTTGGAGAGTCTAGAAAAACTAAACGAATCCATCCCTGTGATAGAGGGCAAATTCGTCAACCTCTCCTCGGTGATCTATAACACCTCTGACAAAGTCGAACAGATCCATCAGGAGGGAGAGAAGCTGAACACCAGTTTCACTTACCTGAAGGGAAATGAGACTTTAATCAATTCTACAGCTACAAAACTGAATCTGTTAGAGTTCGGGACTGTGGCCGAGTTCCTTGAAGTGTGGGGGAAGGCATTTAACCAGACACACGACTTGACCGTAAGCAACGGCATAGCCTTCAAGGAAATTTACTATAAACTGAACGGTACTGCGTCGGTCTACTTTAGGAACTTCGACCTCCTGTGGAACTCAAGCTACAAGGGAGGGAACCCAGAGTACGTCGCGAGCGGGCTGATCCCCAAAGCTACTAACGAGACTTTCTACGGGACGAAGGAATACGGACTTTCGTATTCCCTGGCCACTGAGTTCTCTCTGCAGAATTTCCAGAACTCCACTTTAATACAGCAGTTCACCGCGAATTACGTTAATCAGACATTCCATGTTCCTTTGGAGATAGCGCAAGCTCTCTTATTCGAGAGTCCTTTGAACGTGACAATTCACGTAATTCAGGAGAAGAGCGGGCTACCTTCATCTGTCGTGGAAGAGGCTTTAACTGATGATAACTTCACCGGAATCGCAACGCAGATAATTGAAGAGAAAGCCAACTCTTCTGCAATCCCCTTCATCAACGAGGTCTATAAGGACTTGAATTCCTCTCCTAGTCAATTCGCAGTGAACTACTTGTCTAAAGTTGCTAACGTTTCCCCTTCACTAATCGAAAGAGTAATGACAAGCAACTCCACTCAGCTGATCCAATACCTTGCGTCACAAGCGTCGAACAAGAACGGTATACCCTCCTGGGTTTACGTATCGCTCATAGAGAACGACAACGTTCAAAACCTGACCTCCTATCTCGTGTCGACCCATCTCACTAAGCTGTCTGGAATTCTGGAGAAGTCTAACATTACACCTAAGGGACTTGCAGAGGAGTTAGCTCAAGGTGTAAATGCAGAGGAGCTGGCTTCCCAATTAGTCGCTAACTCTTTCTTGAACTCGTCTCCCACCATTTCGGTCAACACCACGATTTTACAGGATTATCTATTCCAGGGAGTGAAAGATAACATCTCACCTGAGAAGTTGGCGTTGATGTCTATCTCCTCAGGTAAGTTCCCGGTCCAACCGATAGAGAGACTGAGAGACCAGCTCTACAATGGATCTTACCTCTTAGTGATAATAGGAGGTAACGTCACTTACAAGGAAACACAGCAGATACAGCAGTACGTTGAGTCCCACATGCCGTCTTTCACCGGCAAGGTCTACCTCACGGGAGGGAAGCCCGTGTCCCACGTAATAGGAGGTATTGGATCCTCAGCATTCGCGATAGCTATACCTGTCGGAATAGCGCTCGCCATCATATTGACCGGGGTATATTTCAGGAGTATAGTAGCGGCCTTCGTTCCACTGACGGTTTACATGGCTGCATATGTGGCTGCGTCAGACCTCATCTACGCAGTGGTCATCAAGATACTGGGGATCACTGTGGACTTCCTAACCCCGAGCCAAGTCCTGCTCCTGGCCTTGGGGCTCGGGACTGACTACGTAGTCTTCATGGCTAGCAGGTATATCGAGGAGAGAGAGAAAGGGTTGGACAAGAAGGAGTCTGTGATAGAGATGGTGAAATGGGGAGGGAAAGCTGTGACCATAACTGCCTTTGTAGTAGCGCTGTCCTTCCTCTTCATCTACGTGTATAACGTTCCTTTCTTCTCTGACACTGCGATAGCTGAAATGTTGGCTGTGCTGGTCATATGGGTCGCCTCGATCACTCTCTTCCCTTCTGTCTTAGCTGCGGTGGGAGACAAATTGTTCTTCCCTAGGAAGATTGTGGAGAAGAAAGAGAAAGAAGTAAAGGGTAAATACTCCAAGGCTGGAGTCAAGGCTGGAATAGTGATAGGGTTAGTAGCTATCTCTGCAGTGTTAGCAATCGGCACTCCGTTGACCTTCAACATACTGGGTCTCTTACCACCATCCCAAGCAACTGAAGGGATAAACTTGCTGAGCCAGACCCTCACCACCTCTAACGTGTTCCCCATATGCGTAGTTGTGCCCGGGAACTTCAGTTATCAGAGTGCATATCAGATCTATCATAACTTGTCCTCAATACCCGGGGTCACTGCAGTCCAGAGCCCGGTATCGCCTGAGGGATATCTGGTTAACCAGAGCAATTTGAAAGACTATAACTACACTCAATACATATCCCACGGTTACATGCTCTTCGTAGTTAACCAGAAATACCCTCCGTTCTCTAACCAGGCTTTCCAGGTTGTACACGACGTGATAGAGAAGATAGGAAAGAGCGGTTACGTCGGTGGAGGACCTGTTGACTCTTACAACATACTCAACTTCGTGAAGTCGGACTTCTTCACGATAGTAGCTCTCATATCGATCACGATGTACATCATTTTAGTTGTGATAACTCGGTCGTTCGCAATCGCCGGGATAATACTATTCACAATACTCTCCGCAGTTGCACTAACGCTAGGAGTGGAGAGGATAGTCTTCATGACATCAGGGGTCTTCGCTGTAATACCGCTGATCTTGGTTGCAATCATAATAGGAATAGGAATGGACTATAACATCTTCTTAGCAGCCAGGATACATGAGGAGCTTGAGAAAGGGGAGGGGATGGAAGAAGCTGTGCAAACTGCAGTGAAGAGGATAGGGACTACCATAGCTTTCCTAGGCCTCATATTCGCAGGCACTCTGGGCTCCCTGATGCTAGTCCATGCTGCCATACTTCAGGAGATAGGTTTCGCTTTGGCTGTAGCAGCAATCCTAGAGACTACCCTCCTATGGAGGTACTTAGCTCCTTCCTTAATGATACTGGTTTACAAGAAGCTGAAGAGCAGGCCAAGGATGATCGTGTAA
- a CDS encoding DUF1404 domain-containing protein — protein sequence MKVLNRDQMKISNFIAPVVLIGLAVNPFTETVEFHQEFVFMLSHYALFIGGFLLAYKILKLPSYAILGGAFLAVFWHVPYFFALAGAFPVFRALNDTTLIIGGILAGGSLHALNNGIRLSLLIAWMGADSVLAIILLAGWPPYSNLVYPFSPFSEPQEFLTGLSMFFIMFVIFLVAIANFLRTTFKMM from the coding sequence ATGAAAGTCCTGAATCGGGATCAAATGAAGATTTCAAACTTCATAGCCCCAGTAGTTCTGATAGGATTAGCAGTTAACCCCTTCACAGAGACGGTTGAGTTCCACCAGGAGTTCGTGTTCATGCTGAGCCACTATGCGCTCTTCATAGGTGGGTTCCTCCTGGCGTATAAGATCCTGAAACTTCCCTCTTATGCGATCCTGGGTGGCGCATTTCTAGCCGTCTTCTGGCATGTGCCTTACTTCTTCGCCCTTGCTGGCGCCTTCCCTGTTTTCAGGGCGTTGAACGACACTACCCTCATTATCGGAGGGATTCTCGCCGGAGGGTCGCTCCATGCCTTAAACAACGGAATCAGGCTCTCCTTGTTGATAGCTTGGATGGGTGCAGACAGCGTGTTGGCAATCATACTGTTAGCTGGGTGGCCACCCTATTCCAACCTCGTATATCCCTTCTCTCCCTTCAGTGAACCCCAAGAGTTCCTGACAGGGCTATCCATGTTCTTCATCATGTTCGTAATCTTTCTGGTAGCTATAGCTAACTTCCTAAGGACTACATTCAAGATGATGTGA
- a CDS encoding molybdopterin dinucleotide binding domain-containing protein — MSSSSSSTTSSSTTSSVKNTSIPLPPPDAEIYHATCRFCNVGCGYDIFVFPIYKSGGPAKGQNAVVYNMNDQVFNRNLVNYQADYTSPVIPLGANYGTPWIGESMVTTTLKYNTNTGNWEPVYILEVPSSECPVNEGNYSTRGGKNALRNWSPFNDNAPGFKVFSTRIQTPLIRWNGSLQPVGWSYAIDVAARVAKYYMDNETTTYPSPVGPAATQVMAIRADHGGGQGGGVFSNLMPGLFLHMGLATPFVRFHYEVAFSFTQDALEEATNGNGTDTASMLDISIADVLVLWGINEYSTSTVNLIQHIFDNIDGSTISRKQTWFDPGEPAAAGNIIIVEARPSETVHAVAAKLGVSIQDAMNGNSDQFLFVQVNPGTDSELANAVAAYIYYTYPDVVNHFVQLYQSASSNGFAFNQDTYNYYIQYLQSKSLSDWLSEASSITGVPQNVIQKMGDMLAKPKSANGSTFYNRVLMEFEKGIIWSANYTPIYAVANLGIITGALSGRPGCGVSTGFGHQRGAAFPIPPPPPWQSNLSEGRQFFIQMHTYVPQQLKASGQTVSGTTIAEYIKNFYNQYTSSLVPQIYQYNPIIDYLIYSGYGKMLWMFTANPYKQTMSGEKLSQVLDNRSRLLQECVENTSSLGIPSSSSNAGTSPNYDTSAVGATIPQFPTSDQYASTVTSCLGSTSGALFVVGNDIFLEQNDLLKHAAHLILPSASNHGETYEIRWNGHDRRLRLDDIYHSPLGMSMPDVWIYAMIALDIYQMYVSEGNQNSPQAQRLYNAFNPIWTSLSKHMTSNSAPLSLSSLSSYSEDYYDYDWFSIYNDLWNYYVANGPTNFKSWPYGYVVPHWTPYWSSIDLNDLKMARTVGVQLPILGKTTNSNGSVTLWGLVNYAEPLIAGKLRAEAVTIDPSKSVTVGNTQIPLITREVKYLDSSDLQSMFGYTLSDLAPYVINGFNVFPTPYVGVFGYAASLQSKYNYWANNGRWNIIFQSGWVDYQIPDILRRVPQPIIMMNAQDASKEGLENGDIIQAYNDFGSVDGVVWISNTVPQGQLFIAMAYEIKPGANQTTTVTVDPVTANQMVKWSWVNIQKIGTLPPEQKQTIPFAPVQFQIPSSGGSS, encoded by the coding sequence ATGTCATCTAGTTCAAGTTCTACCACAAGTTCCTCAACTACTTCGTCCGTGAAGAACACCAGTATTCCTCTGCCACCACCTGACGCCGAGATATATCACGCTACTTGTAGGTTCTGCAACGTCGGATGCGGTTACGATATATTCGTGTTCCCCATCTACAAGAGCGGAGGGCCTGCTAAAGGGCAGAACGCTGTAGTGTACAACATGAATGACCAAGTATTTAATAGAAATCTAGTGAACTACCAAGCTGATTACACTTCACCTGTCATACCGCTCGGCGCCAATTATGGGACCCCGTGGATTGGAGAGTCCATGGTAACAACAACACTAAAGTACAATACGAACACTGGTAACTGGGAACCAGTCTACATTCTAGAGGTCCCCAGCTCCGAATGTCCAGTAAACGAGGGGAATTACTCCACACGTGGAGGCAAGAACGCACTGAGAAACTGGAGCCCGTTCAACGACAACGCTCCCGGCTTCAAGGTCTTCTCTACCAGGATACAGACCCCCCTCATAAGGTGGAACGGAAGCCTACAGCCAGTAGGATGGAGCTACGCTATAGACGTAGCGGCCAGAGTTGCAAAGTACTATATGGACAATGAGACCACAACCTACCCAAGTCCAGTGGGACCTGCTGCTACACAAGTCATGGCAATAAGGGCTGATCATGGAGGAGGACAAGGAGGAGGAGTTTTCAGTAACCTGATGCCAGGCCTTTTCCTACACATGGGGTTAGCTACGCCTTTCGTGAGGTTCCACTACGAAGTCGCATTCTCCTTCACTCAGGACGCTCTGGAGGAGGCCACTAACGGCAACGGAACTGACACAGCCAGCATGCTAGATATAAGCATAGCGGATGTCTTAGTTTTATGGGGAATTAACGAGTATTCTACGTCTACTGTTAACTTGATACAACACATCTTCGATAACATAGATGGATCAACCATCAGTAGAAAGCAGACTTGGTTTGACCCAGGAGAGCCAGCCGCTGCAGGGAACATCATCATAGTTGAAGCCAGACCTTCGGAGACAGTCCACGCTGTAGCTGCTAAACTAGGAGTCAGTATACAGGACGCGATGAACGGAAACAGCGACCAGTTCCTGTTCGTTCAGGTCAACCCGGGAACAGACAGCGAGCTGGCGAACGCTGTAGCTGCATACATCTACTACACATATCCCGACGTGGTGAACCACTTCGTCCAGCTTTACCAGTCTGCAAGCTCCAACGGTTTCGCTTTCAACCAGGACACATACAACTACTACATCCAGTACCTACAGTCTAAATCACTGAGCGATTGGTTATCTGAGGCTTCCTCCATCACTGGAGTACCACAGAACGTAATTCAGAAAATGGGAGACATGCTAGCCAAGCCCAAGAGCGCCAACGGCTCCACTTTCTACAACAGAGTCCTCATGGAGTTCGAGAAGGGAATAATATGGTCCGCTAACTACACTCCAATATATGCTGTAGCTAACCTCGGTATAATCACTGGTGCACTCTCAGGTAGACCGGGATGCGGTGTATCCACAGGTTTCGGACACCAGAGGGGAGCTGCGTTCCCCATACCTCCACCTCCGCCATGGCAGAGCAATTTGAGTGAAGGGAGACAGTTCTTCATTCAGATGCACACTTACGTACCGCAGCAGTTGAAAGCCTCAGGCCAGACAGTATCAGGCACTACCATAGCGGAGTACATCAAGAACTTCTACAACCAGTATACTTCATCACTAGTCCCTCAGATATACCAGTACAACCCCATAATAGACTACCTGATATACAGCGGATACGGGAAGATGCTGTGGATGTTCACCGCTAACCCATACAAACAGACAATGAGCGGAGAGAAGTTGAGCCAAGTTTTGGACAATAGGTCCCGCTTACTGCAGGAATGCGTTGAGAACACCTCCTCCTTGGGAATCCCGTCCTCATCCTCTAATGCAGGTACCTCACCCAACTACGACACTTCCGCTGTAGGCGCCACAATCCCTCAATTCCCCACCTCAGACCAGTACGCTAGTACAGTGACATCATGTCTCGGAAGCACTTCAGGAGCTTTGTTCGTGGTTGGAAACGACATATTCCTGGAACAAAACGACCTACTAAAACACGCAGCCCACCTGATACTGCCGTCAGCGTCTAACCACGGTGAAACATATGAGATAAGGTGGAACGGCCACGACAGGAGGCTGAGGCTTGACGACATATACCATTCACCGCTTGGGATGTCGATGCCAGACGTATGGATCTACGCCATGATAGCACTTGACATTTACCAAATGTATGTCTCTGAAGGGAACCAGAACTCTCCTCAAGCACAGAGGTTATACAACGCCTTCAACCCTATATGGACAAGCTTAAGCAAACACATGACTTCTAACTCGGCTCCCCTTTCCCTGTCATCCCTCTCCAGCTACTCAGAAGACTACTACGACTACGACTGGTTCAGTATATACAACGACCTTTGGAACTACTACGTCGCTAATGGACCTACAAACTTCAAGAGCTGGCCGTACGGATACGTGGTTCCACACTGGACTCCTTATTGGTCTTCAATAGATCTCAACGACTTAAAGATGGCAAGGACAGTGGGCGTTCAGCTTCCGATACTCGGAAAGACTACTAACAGCAATGGCAGCGTCACTCTCTGGGGTCTGGTGAACTACGCGGAACCTCTAATAGCTGGCAAACTTAGAGCTGAGGCCGTCACAATAGACCCGTCCAAGAGCGTAACTGTTGGAAACACCCAGATACCTCTGATCACCCGTGAAGTGAAATACCTAGACAGCAGCGACCTTCAATCCATGTTCGGGTATACCTTATCAGACTTAGCTCCATACGTGATTAACGGCTTCAACGTCTTCCCGACTCCTTACGTGGGTGTGTTCGGATACGCAGCGTCTTTGCAAAGCAAGTACAACTACTGGGCAAACAACGGGAGGTGGAACATAATCTTCCAGTCAGGATGGGTGGACTATCAAATCCCCGACATCTTGAGGAGAGTCCCACAGCCTATCATCATGATGAACGCTCAAGACGCTTCGAAAGAGGGTCTAGAAAACGGAGATATAATACAAGCTTACAACGACTTTGGGTCTGTGGACGGAGTAGTGTGGATTTCTAACACAGTCCCTCAAGGACAGCTATTCATTGCAATGGCTTATGAGATCAAACCAGGTGCGAACCAGACTACCACAGTCACTGTAGACCCCGTAACTGCTAACCAGATGGTCAAGTGGTCTTGGGTAAACATACAGAAGATTGGTACTCTTCCACCAGAACAGAAGCAGACTATTCCATTCGCTCCGGTACAATTCCAAATACCCAGCTCAGGAGGATCCAGCTAA
- a CDS encoding DUF1404 domain-containing protein — protein MLEYNGRKFSVKNLALPSAFVIAFVNPFVERLQFYNPVAYMLDHYALYAAGAIIGYLFFKGSPISFLIGIIPAVFWHIPLFFALGASFIQYRVLCELTLFLGGILAGSYINSMSLGIKVTSLGLYMLGDSLLSIFFILGYPQYSNVDYSYLSWGPSSLPIVGITMFVVMNIVLIYTIIKIMQNAMIF, from the coding sequence ATGCTGGAGTATAACGGAAGAAAGTTTTCAGTGAAGAACTTAGCCCTTCCCTCTGCGTTCGTAATAGCCTTCGTGAACCCTTTCGTGGAAAGACTTCAGTTCTACAATCCCGTAGCTTACATGTTAGACCATTATGCTCTGTACGCAGCTGGTGCGATAATAGGGTACCTCTTCTTCAAGGGCTCTCCAATTTCCTTTCTGATCGGAATAATCCCCGCAGTTTTCTGGCATATCCCCCTTTTCTTCGCTTTAGGTGCATCGTTCATACAGTACAGAGTCCTTTGCGAGTTAACCCTCTTCCTAGGCGGGATCCTAGCCGGTTCATATATCAACTCCATGTCTTTAGGAATTAAGGTAACTTCACTTGGCCTTTACATGTTAGGGGACTCATTACTCAGCATTTTCTTTATCCTAGGATACCCCCAGTACTCAAACGTAGACTACAGCTACCTCTCCTGGGGACCTTCATCTCTTCCGATCGTTGGTATAACCATGTTTGTAGTCATGAATATAGTACTTATATATACCATAATCAAAATAATGCAGAACGCAATGATTTTTTAG
- the soxB gene encoding proton pump complex quinol oxidase subunit SoxB: MAKLYPKSTLGIALLYTAGGLVWLAAMGIAAMWFRTILLSPHVNVKAGYAIAPLYYFLVTFHGQAAMMMIVEDIALSVFAYSLYKSGMGTIHNKILAAAFWLINVPMIIEFIGGPSTGWYMYPPLSLQLGSWIYFGTFAPSLADKLIGLAYFMMFLNAIGVIIASITMFLDAYKTRPREGKIPVFAAYGMAFGGALLFVTEFALAAAELWYVLYFWASVPVNPLTWVVLFWFWGHPVVYYAPFTVFGGLYYLIPKFAGRPLYSEKWARYNIILLFTFSMLAWVHHLQTWPLPVVLRAFITPTTLILAAGSGLTVLNLGLTIATGKGYQWKNPVGLSALVALIGFILAGLQALILPLNPLNVIVHNTYYVVGHFHLMIWTIIVVGYVAVLLDMLTSKMNGATLTSLSSGMVSGGIIMWTIGAFLLGYTMSYAGYEGLIRRWVAYPIKFVPYMDAMTFFAIIMGASFVMYGLPVLFTLLGVKTSLFWQTSGLSGVSNVSMPGGSSPSPTMASTEENTMENTMNEINSSPAEASKKDRPTLN; this comes from the coding sequence ATGGCGAAGCTCTATCCTAAATCGACCTTGGGAATTGCGTTACTATATACTGCAGGTGGTTTAGTATGGTTAGCAGCAATGGGAATTGCTGCAATGTGGTTCAGAACGATTCTCCTGAGTCCTCACGTTAACGTAAAGGCAGGCTATGCTATAGCACCCCTCTACTACTTCCTGGTGACCTTCCACGGGCAAGCAGCGATGATGATGATAGTAGAGGACATAGCCCTTTCCGTTTTCGCATATTCATTGTATAAGAGCGGAATGGGAACGATCCACAACAAAATACTAGCAGCTGCATTCTGGCTGATCAACGTACCTATGATAATAGAGTTCATAGGAGGACCTAGCACCGGCTGGTATATGTACCCTCCCCTGTCGTTGCAATTAGGGAGTTGGATTTATTTCGGGACTTTCGCGCCCTCATTAGCTGATAAGTTGATAGGTCTGGCATATTTCATGATGTTCCTGAATGCGATAGGGGTCATTATAGCTTCAATAACGATGTTCCTCGATGCTTACAAGACTAGACCTAGAGAAGGGAAGATCCCAGTTTTCGCTGCCTACGGAATGGCTTTCGGAGGAGCCCTGTTATTTGTGACTGAATTTGCATTAGCTGCAGCAGAGCTATGGTATGTACTTTACTTCTGGGCTTCGGTGCCCGTGAACCCACTGACCTGGGTTGTACTCTTCTGGTTCTGGGGACATCCGGTTGTCTATTACGCTCCCTTCACAGTGTTTGGAGGACTGTATTACCTCATTCCTAAGTTCGCCGGAAGGCCCCTTTACAGCGAGAAATGGGCAAGGTATAACATCATACTACTCTTCACCTTCAGCATGCTAGCATGGGTGCACCACTTGCAGACGTGGCCTCTACCAGTCGTACTGAGGGCATTCATAACGCCCACTACCTTGATCTTGGCTGCAGGGTCAGGTCTTACAGTGCTGAACTTGGGGTTAACCATAGCTACAGGGAAAGGGTACCAATGGAAGAACCCCGTTGGGTTATCGGCTCTCGTAGCACTAATAGGGTTTATCCTGGCTGGACTTCAGGCACTGATACTACCTCTAAACCCATTGAACGTTATAGTGCACAACACATACTACGTCGTCGGGCACTTCCACCTAATGATCTGGACTATAATAGTAGTAGGATACGTAGCAGTACTCCTCGACATGTTGACCAGCAAGATGAACGGAGCTACGCTCACAAGCCTCAGCAGCGGTATGGTAAGCGGAGGGATAATTATGTGGACTATAGGAGCGTTCCTATTAGGATACACAATGAGCTATGCCGGGTACGAGGGTTTAATCAGAAGATGGGTAGCTTACCCGATAAAGTTCGTTCCATACATGGACGCGATGACTTTCTTCGCAATAATCATGGGAGCAAGCTTCGTAATGTACGGACTGCCAGTGCTATTCACGTTGTTAGGAGTTAAGACGTCTCTGTTCTGGCAGACATCTGGGCTTTCTGGAGTCTCTAACGTGAGTATGCCAGGAGGGTCATCTCCTTCACCCACTATGGCTTCAACAGAAGAAAATACAATGGAAAATACAATGAACGAGATAAACTCTAGTCCAGCAGAAGCCTCAAAGAAAGACAGACCCACGTTAAACTAA
- the soxA gene encoding proton pump complex quinol oxidase subunit SoxA translates to MESHRDWEKIWFGVMLVIVVIFVAWSYVSVMSGDTATYRDGLPLASGVPKPLPNGTVVIYMEGVQWAWVPMNATEIVYSPNGTQMNISVTANVISFANGYPYIKVLPHQPVEMILYSNNVVHAFYLRLPHGPQNVNVVPGIDSYSFFFAPSTAGNYTFHCAEYCGVGHSYMYGYLEVM, encoded by the coding sequence GTGGAGTCTCATCGTGACTGGGAAAAAATATGGTTCGGAGTAATGCTCGTCATCGTTGTAATTTTTGTAGCTTGGTCATACGTTTCTGTAATGTCAGGAGACACAGCTACATACAGGGACGGGCTTCCTTTAGCAAGCGGAGTTCCTAAACCTCTACCTAACGGTACAGTAGTAATCTACATGGAAGGTGTACAATGGGCTTGGGTACCTATGAACGCGACTGAGATAGTTTATTCACCAAATGGAACTCAGATGAACATAAGCGTTACTGCAAACGTGATATCATTTGCTAACGGTTACCCATACATTAAGGTACTTCCCCACCAACCCGTAGAGATGATACTTTACAGCAACAACGTGGTTCATGCGTTTTACCTAAGGCTTCCTCACGGACCACAGAATGTGAACGTAGTTCCAGGGATAGATAGCTATTCGTTCTTCTTCGCACCTTCTACAGCAGGGAACTATACCTTCCATTGCGCTGAGTATTGCGGAGTAGGACACTCTTACATGTATGGTTACCTAGAGGTGATGTGA
- a CDS encoding LPXTG cell wall anchor domain-containing protein: protein MLVVEAASTYASSGSVGFEDFFGFFLAGIAIVAGIAFFFLTRKNAV from the coding sequence ATGTTAGTCGTGGAAGCGGCATCAACATACGCGTCTTCTGGAAGCGTAGGATTCGAGGACTTCTTCGGATTTTTCCTTGCAGGCATAGCCATAGTAGCTGGGATAGCCTTCTTCTTTTTAACAAGAAAGAATGCCGTCTAA
- a CDS encoding sulfocyanin — protein MSRIGIAILVLIFAGTAFMIGFLAANFSMVTYPVPAHNKAEFITTTTSTSTTAPTTSPTKDMLPYDSSNKTVFLDIVSLSSATPFNFNGTSNGQLHVYIPAGWTVLVTYTNQEGLSHNFLIVSNNTATPGDDVGQDGTIKLYVGTTPSTYLDNGINGGASATGSVSLPAGIYWFCCGIEGHAAAGMWGVIVSSSSVTTPYYTG, from the coding sequence ATGAGCAGGATAGGAATAGCGATCTTAGTATTAATATTCGCGGGAACAGCATTCATGATAGGGTTTTTAGCAGCTAACTTCTCAATGGTAACATACCCAGTTCCCGCTCACAATAAGGCAGAGTTCATCACTACTACAACTTCAACTTCCACTACTGCTCCTACTACCTCACCTACTAAAGACATGCTTCCTTACGATAGCTCAAATAAGACGGTCTTCCTTGATATTGTCTCGCTGAGCTCTGCAACTCCCTTCAACTTCAACGGGACGAGTAACGGCCAGCTCCACGTGTACATCCCTGCAGGGTGGACCGTACTGGTGACCTATACCAACCAAGAGGGACTTTCTCACAACTTCCTCATAGTCAGTAACAACACAGCCACCCCTGGAGACGACGTAGGGCAAGACGGTACTATAAAGCTGTACGTGGGAACAACTCCTTCAACATACCTAGATAACGGAATAAACGGCGGAGCTAGCGCTACCGGTTCGGTGTCTCTACCCGCTGGGATATACTGGTTCTGCTGCGGTATCGAAGGACATGCTGCTGCAGGTATGTGGGGAGTAATAGTGTCGTCTTCCTCAGTGACAACACCTTACTACACTGGATAA